From Impatiens glandulifera chromosome 7, dImpGla2.1, whole genome shotgun sequence:
atcttaaataataaatatcaaactatGCTCATAACTTGGTGTAGGTCAAATAATCGTATGACAGTCACCATCCTGACCTTTGATATTTAGTAAAGGTAGTTCACTTTCTAATAATCTTCTAAATCTTAAAAGTGAATTAGTGTCtgaattaaaaaacaaaacaatcaacGGCTGCGCACATGAtacaaatattgttttattatttcattattggGAATTTGACGAAGACCATAACAATTGACTTAAACGTGGAGATGACCCGCACCTAATAAAAATTGCGCAAATGACCGTTTTATATTTTTCGGACAAAAATACTTCGTCGCGTAACCCTaattaggggtgttcatcggttcggttttcgggttattcgagttcttcggttcggtttattcgaatatttacttttttagtCAAATcgaaaatcgaaccgaattcgaataaattttaattaaatcgaaccgaattcaaatttgatattcggttcgaattttgaataattcgaattcaaactgaattcattttttttactttaccGTGACAGGGTACTATTCTGCTCCCTAGACCACCGATGCttttgttacttttttttattttattaaatctttagttcaaaatattctaatttaattattttgaattttttttaagcaaagtttggaaaaataaataatgaaaaattgaaTTCGGTTTTTGGTTCGCTTTTCGAGTTGAATTCCAAACTCGAAAAttaattcgaaaaccgtatttgaattcgaatttatttgaaatttcatACAAAAACCGAAAAtggaattcgaattcggtcggatattcggttcagaccaagtATTGAACACCCATAACCCTAATTCTTCGAGTATGCCGTCGCGAGACACGACCGCCATCGCGTCACGTAACGCACCGTTGCGACATGTCCGAAAAATAGTAAGTTTCATTTGTACAATTTTAATTAAGCGCGGGTTATTTGCGCAATTAAGTCGATCATATTGCATTTCCCTACATTATCCTTGCGCGATGGATCAAGTCAAAATACGGCAACGCGGTCGGTTCGGTTGCGTGAAACTTCTTAGAACCCACCGTTGACACGCGTTAAGACCCAATATAAAGTAACCTTCCATCTTCTTATCTTTCTCATCATCCACTTCGCCAATTATTCGTCTCCATCTTTATCTTCAGCGGTTGAAAACAATTTTGTCTGTGTACTTTGATCATCGAAAATGTTTCGATTAAGCAATAACCTAGTTGGGATATTAAATTTCATAACTTTCCTCCTCTCGATCCCAATCCTCTGGGCCGGAGTATGGCTAAGCAAGCAAGGTGCGACCGAGTGCGAGCGTTTCCTAGACAAGCCAGTAATAGCGCTTGGAGTCTTTCTAATGGTCGTTTCCCTTGCGGGTCTCATCGGTGCTTGCTTCCGCGTCACATGGCTACTCTGGGTTTATCTTGTAGTCATGTTCTTACTTATCGTCATCCTCTTCTGCTTCACAATTTTCGCTTTTGCTGTGACCAACAAGGGTGCTGGTGAGAATATCTCGGGTAAAGGTTATAAGGAGTATCGTCTTGGTGATTACTCTAATTGGCTTCAGAAACGGGTTAGCAGTACTAAGAATTGGAATAAAATCCAGAGTTGTATAAAGGACAGCAACGTTTGCCAAAGCTTGATCGGATCTCAAACACCCGCTGACCAATTCTTCAAGGAACATTTATCCTCTTTACAGGTATGTATTCCAGATCTGATCTTGTTTTTGAACTGGGTCTGGGTAAATCAAATGATAACATTAATTTCTTGTTTATGCAGTCTGGGTGTTGTAAGCCATCGAATGATTGCAACTTTCAATATGTAAACGCAACAACTTGGACTGAGTCAACCAATTCAACAAGTGATAAGAATCCTGATTGCAAAGTGTGGCAAAATGACTCAAATGTATTGTGTTATGGTTGCCAGTCTTGCAAGGCTGGGTTGTTGGATAATCTGAAGCGTGACTGGAAGAAGGTGGCGGTGGTGAACATTATATTCCTCATCTTCCTTATCATTGTTTATTCAATTGGGTGCTGTGCTTTCAGGAATAACAGGAAGGATAATCACTATTATCCAACTAGATAGATTGTGTTGTAGGTTTTGAGCTTATAACTCTTGTTTACTGCTGTATTCATTGATTTGGttgtttttttttactctttGGCTTGCTTGTATAGCCTATAGCTCTATTAGCTGCTATCTTATTATTATGCCTGGATGATTCACTGTTTCATTACtagttttattatcattatatccTACTACTTGACATTTACCAATTCTGTGTTTTTTTCCTTCCTTTACATTGCCTATTTGCATTCATTCATTCACTTCTTCATATCTGGATTTGATGTTTCAACTGAGGGCTATTACAATTTTCATGGAAAATATCTTGTCTGAATGGAATGGATGGTCAGGCAAAGAACTCTTGGAATTTGTCCATATTGATGCATATTGAAGAAAAACTTTATTTTGAAAGcattttatttgttcaaatttgaagCCTAACTTAGAGTTCTTTACTTCAAAAACAAAAACGAGTTCTTGATTGATGGGATCGAGtatgaaattatataatcaaGCGTAGCGGATTAGAGTTCTTTACTTGAGATAttactagaatacacctagtggTCCAAGATAGAGGTTCAAGACCGAGAGAATAATTTAGAGTAAGAACTTTCACAAACTTTCATTCATGGCTGAATggccaaaaagtggggtggcatcaacaaaaaaacataaacccATATGCacaataggaccgagaaatgGTGCTAGTTCTTATTAacgatattaaaaaaaaaacactaaagaGGGTAGTCTAATCAAAGGGACCTTAAGTGTCTAGCAGTTACATCTACAATATGACTAGAACaaactaacatatttattataaccAAGATAGTGAATTTGCGAACCTTAGCAGACATGATTCTAAAGTGTCTTAGTCGGATACTTTTGGTttagtgattttttttgtttgttttttagtCAATCACACGAGTGATTAGCaatatgaaacaaatatttttttttttgtaatctaTTACAAATAGTTGATTAGATTATGTcaatttttaagtaaatttaattCGATTAAGTCCATTGTACTCTATCAAGACCCTATATCATCCATATATTAGGTGGATTTGATGTctcaaattcatataatttatagtATATCTCAGGACTTTATGGATGtaataattcatttttgtaaagtaagttttaaataatttatcatacaAAATCAACTATCCaacataataacatttttaaaacaaatttttgttaaacaaataaaattggtatatttgtaaatttgtttttatattataactaataaatatattttgagttcagattcaattatttttttaatagaccATATTTCTAACTCTAATATATAGTCCTTTTATAAGATCAAAAatcatatatcataaatttttcGGTTTGAATTTAATCGCTTATAACAGTTTGTTCAGATCGATTTGAATGGTCgccaataaatttataataactttttcAAATATCCAAATCGTGTAACAAAAAACAATTTTCATAGTGTTTTGTAATGCGTTTCAAATGgatagaataaaagaaaatgtatattaaaagttttgatttttttttaaacaaagtaGAATGCCATTTTCAAATTTTACGCCACTcaatttttcaagaaaaaatgATGATGCGTCGAAAGACGGAAATAAAGATTAGGTTCAGTACTTATTTACATTCGAGAAAATGTCTCGCTCTTATGTTCCCTCATTCTTGTATAACGAAAATCTCAACTCTAATTTTTTTAGTCATTTGTGAAAATATgacaattttacattttatattataagttatttCCCCAAATCTAAAATGCGTTTAAAGGTTAAGAATTCCAATATTCCTATCATTCATCTATTTTTGTGTCGATATGTTCCTAGACTGTTTTGAAGTATCGaaataaaagtaaaggaaaagGGAGGTCTTTTTAGTCTACCCCTTCTTTCTACTTGTGGTGATGATTCTAATCAAATTGAatgaataaatgaatttttgtcGTAGTTCATCagttttaaatgatttttttgtcaGTTTGCGGTAGTTCATCAGTTTTTGGTATGGATGATACTTGTATTGAGGTTTGAAGGATCGATTAGTAAGCTTTGTTAgaattgttttttgttttatccTCTTCTCGAATTTTGTGATGTTGACGAGAAGATCACTCTCCCGTGAGTGTTCCcgtgagtgttcttgtgagaATCCGGATTAGGATTATAACCAGAATTCGAACGTAGTTTACTCTATTTTTTGAGTTGCCGCCTGATTTACTTGTTAAACaaattaggatttttttttttaaagattctAATTTAAGGGTGGTGCTAAGTTATGTGTAGGAAAGGACTACAACACTATAACTCACACACagccaggggcggagccaggatgaaaaattacttggggctgactccaacttgcatctcagatttaactttttatgctccgcttttttttcaataaatttttcaCGATTAATAGAAGATGAAGACTCGTcctgccctctcaatgcacacttGCAAAGTGAGCTaccgagtgctttcaatagttgttgtaagccgtaatctgttattttgtttttcatctgaagactgtgcattcagtaatttgtcaatatgacaaggatattcattaaattatcaaaatattcaactgccctattatgtggtgaaatattacatcctatatgcataacaaaagatcatttatcctcatcattaactcgttttcaatatttgaactcatctattgtaaatgtaggtttttggggttgcttatgttcaaacaagaaacatgggaaataaaaagcagcatctttcaaatgagagtattctaaccaagtaaatttcttaaaccaacgactttggaaccgtcgattttgatttccaaatttggtcggcgggtactcatccttaataggttgatatgaccccatcttgatataagcttgtctaatttcatccatttgattaaaatgatatttccatatcggaatacgtaacgCTGGATCAAGTTtcagagaacttacatcaacatcaattttaggagatttgttaggttcttgagcagggatatcaaattctttatttaaataccccaaatcaatgtaactattttaactacTCTAAATCTGAGTatctaaaatacattaaaacaaCATAAACCTATTTTAGCATCTCAAATTTTAACTGGTCAATACATTAGCTACTCTAAATTTTACAATTCTAtcctacaaaattataaaatattcattccctccaaaatctattattataataagagagaaagaggagagagaaagaatgatagagaagagagaagagagagagaaaaaattattaaaaaattatagaagagagaggagagagaaagaattattaaaaaattatataatttgtatttggTATTCTAAATTTAAACTAGGAGagtcaaaattttagaattaatgtTTAGATTAACTGATGTATGGTcttttttgaagatttttttgttaaaaaatctaatatagCATAGATGGTTGTGTTTGctcttattaatattaatttatattttcttataaatttttgaaatagtttaaaattaataaatataaaacactattattattttaatttttatattttacccttaatgTATAATGGTGAGgccagggtttgatcacctaCCTCAAGTTCAAAGTTTAATTACATAGCCAACTGGGTTATGAGTCACatgtcaaacatatatatataatattttattttaagttttaatttaggtggggctggagcccaccccAGCCCATGTGTAGCTCAGCCCCTGCACACAACCGTCCGTTTCTCAACTAAAAACAATTTACCATTGAAAAGTGAATGATTATTACACTTTATTTGAATTCAGAACTTGTGTTCTTCATCTAAGGTTTAGAACCTACGTCTAATAAGGGACTATTCAAGTTCTAGAAATGGCTACCGAAAGTTCATAGTATTAGACTATGTTACAATGTGAAAGAGATGGATGAATCTGGTAAATGAAAGCATTAAATGATACGTAAAAATCAAGTTTCTTCAAAGTAGGATTTGCTTGCATGAAATTGTTAGGAATAATATTAGAAGCATGTAggaatattttttctctttatttttttaagttgcaAAACTTAAGTTATGGTATCCcaaagttataaaaaatttacatgtcctaaaaattgtgataattcatatatttttttaatttgtttgaattgatttagGCCTTAAGTAAACAAAATATGTTGAAATGACGAAAATATCAAGTCAAACGAGCCCttactataaatttaaaatgtttatataggGGGATTGATTTGAACGAACCTCAAAGATCTGGGTGACAGGCTTAGACGTTAGGTTCAATTTTAGGCTTGAGTGGCTCGGGTCAATACCCATCCCATgtgaaaaaataaagagaagacAAGTTGACCCGGTAGTCTAGGACTCTGGTTGAGTAATGCGAGTTTGGGGGTTTGAATCCTAGGCTCaatgtttttattcatttttttatcttgaattttttttatgtcttgTGTGCTATggaattttcataaataattagaaatcCAGCTTAGGCACTTACAAATAATCTAAGTAGTTTACTTAAATTACGGTTTCAATTGgatgatttattttgtaaattccGTTTATCGTTCATGATTCGTTGGATTTTCTTCGGTTAATccttaagttattttttttacattgagttatttttttttgtcatatctgccgttcataaatatttaaaattccagAATGAAGGATCTAGCCTCGGTAGCCGATCTACATGTCATGTTGTTATGTAGTTGGCTCTTCGGACTGCTCACTTTAGGCAAAAAGGCATTTCCTTTAATCAAGATCGATTTAGTTCTCCTTTACCCCATCACTGTGTTCTTCGACTCGTCTAGTATTCATATTCACCTTGAGCACGATCTAACATTCTTTCCGTGATCAATAGACGACTGTAACTCACGATTCATTTTATGAATGAAACTCCGACAACGAAgtgtaacgaagtcacaatcaggacttcgatgatcgaaccgtgaataaacttatcaaaaagGTGAATAAAGACTTTGGAGAAAAACAAGCTTGGATAAAATTCTTTCTATTGAACTTGTTGAAAAATAAGAACACGATTACAACTTATATAGTTAAACCAAACTTAGACATTAAAATAAGAGACTTAAAAGTCTCATTAACTAGAGATAATTCTAAGAGACTTGGATAATCCAAGAGTCTCTTAAATAACAAAAAGACACATTTactattattactttaatttctaatacTCCCCTTAAAGTGATGTCCGATGAACAACTCCCAACTTACTTAAAGTGATGTCCCATGAACAACTCCCAACTTAGACTGTAGATCTTCGAAATGACCTTTAGGAAGTTCTTTTTTGAAGATATCAATAACATTGTTTTCACTCTTTACTACAACCATCTCAATGATTCTCTCTAGTACTTTTTCACGAATAAAGTGATGCTCcaactcaatgtgttttgtcctcgcatgaaacacaagatttgaagtcaatttaataTCAGTCAAATTATCTCCATGGATAGGAACCAgatgatcaaacttgacatgaatgatagagattaatcccatggttattattgataaacaatgttacaatatatactagtcaaaagactcttaataaggtaaaccactaatctaggaatctaaacaaggtaacccactaatctaggaatctaaacaaggtaacaagatatatacaatatactaatacacccccgcagtcgaaacgggagattctcggacgctgagactgtctctgaaatcttcaaatagtatgcgcggaagtcctttggtgaatatgtcagcgatttgaaaacgagaaggcatatgaagaatgcgaactttacctctatctactttttcccttacaaagtgtatgtccatttcgatgtgtttggtacgttgatgttggaccggattttgggagagataaatcgcacttatgttgtcgcagtagaccagtgtggctttgtccaatgagatacgaagttctaacaataaattgcgaagccaacaggattcggagacaacattggcaactcctctatattcagcttcagcactagaacgagaaagtgtggattgccgttttgacgaccaagacagaagattatcgcctaggaagacgcaatagccagatgtagagcgacgggtatctggacatcctccccagtctgcatcagtatatgaaacgagtgtagacagtgaggatttgtaaagatgaaggccatagtgctttgtaccctgtaagtatcgaatgattctgtgtaaggcagccaagtgagcctctttcggatcatgcatgtggaggcaaatttgctggactgcatatgaaatatcaggacgtgtgaaagtaagatactgtagtgctccggctaaacttctgtaatgagtggggtcagagactggtggactagttgattttccaagtttgccatttgtatcgaccggcgtttgtgttgatttgcaagtagacattccagcacgatcaataatttcttcagcatatttcttctgactaagacaaagtccatccttagtatacgatacagcaactcccaagaaatagcttaatttacctaaatccttcatagcaaattctgcgcctaagcttttcatgagagtctgacgtaactgatcagacgaagccgtaatgataatgtcatcaacatacaagagtagataggcaatttcggacccatgttgatagataaaaagcgaatgatcagtcgtgctgtgtgtaaaaccgattgtagagacaaaatctgcaaacctttgataccaagcacgaggagcttgttttaagccgtataaagatttgcgcaataaacaaacatggtcgggaaagattttgtctctaaaaccgaaaggctgatgcatgtaaactgtttcgttgagattaccatgtaaaaatgcattcttgacgtccatttggtgaatggaccaagacttcgataaagcaatgctcagaacagttcgtatggtggctggtttgacaacaggactaaaggtttcttcacaattgattccaatctgctgagacctgccatcaccaacaagacgagctttatgcctctcaaaagagccgtcagagttagttttatgcttaaaaatccacatgcatcgtataatatcaacaccctgaggacgcggaaccaagtcccaagtcttattactaattaaagcgttaaactcatcgtccatggcggctttccaattcgggtctgataaagctaactttgggtttttgggaatAGGTGATGGAGATGTGAGTgtgtttagattgaaaatgcgttttggacagacaatcccatccattgcgcgggttcgtattgtccgtgttggattgatgatggttggtgaatgatttggacggtttggtcttgtggacgggctggtcgtgtttgggtttgggcctggtgaagtggtgatgggtgatggtgggtttggtggagtgtgttgagttgataatgggctcggtaatggagtgttgtttggtggggaaatggactcggtgatgggcggggtttggatgtgtattgggatggttattggttcggattgagatgggtgagttgagtttgggttttggacaagagaaaagggaaattttgtttcgtcaaaaatgacgtgacgagagatgataaatctttttgaggctgggtcgtagcatttgtagccgcgatgattagaggggtatcctaaaaagacacaaggggtagagcgtttatgaagtttgtgaatagtggttggaggaagaagaggatagcaaagacaaccgaaaatttttaggtgagagtaagaaggagttcggttatatagaagttgagtgggtgagaaatttcgaatttgtttatttggaagaatatttaggagataagtggtcatttcgagggcgtgatgccaaaaatttaacgggagagaagcatgagtaagcaatgttcgaatcatgttatttatggtgcgtatttttctttctgctttaccattttgaggagaagtataggggcaagagaggcgaaattgtagaccatttttgtcacaaaatgtacgaaattgactgttgttatattcagttccgttgtcacattggattgttttaatgggcttttgaaattgtgtttgaatttgattttgaagtgtagagaagacggagaatacttgggatttgtttccaattggaaaagtccaaaggaaatttgtgtaatcatcaagaaacagaatatagtatttatgtccatttgtacttagcacaggcgacgtccacaaatcactatgaataatatcgaatggggaagtagtataagagacagaattggtaaatggtaacttaacttgtttaccaaagatgcaagactcacagagtttagaccctaaaacgggcttacaagaaatagaatttgatttattgagagaatgcaaaatatcgacaccggggtgtcctaatctattatgccataaatttgacgaaattgcagtaaacgaagaattagttgggggtttttggctttggctcgacagagagagtgggtagagatcccccgagctattgttcctcatgataaccttccccgtctggaaatcctttacagaaaaaccaagtgagtcaaattctacagagacgttgttatcacgagtaaaccgacgaatagatataagatttttaatgagtttgggagcatgtagaacattgttcagaagtaagggtggtaagggtggttttaagttagttttaccaataccgcgaatcgggatttcctgtccactcccaacaatgatatttttaacacaatttaaattagaataaggcgAGAGACTACCTGAGTTGGGTGTCATGTGTGAAGTTGCTCCCGAATCCATGTACCAAGTATCGTCAGGCGGAGTAAGGGATAAAGTGTGCATCGCCTGATTGATATCGTTTGCAACGTAACTTTGGGGCTGCTGCTGGCTCGTCTCAGCCATGTAGGCCTGCTGTGGCCGAGAACCGAGTACGCCTGCTCCTGCTGTCCGAGTGTGTTGCTGCTGATAGCCAGAACCGCGCCAGGAGGCGCCTTGTTGCTGTTGACCAGATGCGTGCCAGGGGGCGCTTTGCTGCTGCGGCCAGATCTGTTGTGTCGGGTAGGGACAAGGGGGTGCTGTCCAGCCCGCAGGCGCCCACTGTGCCCATTGCTGTTGGCCAGGAGGTGCCCAGAATTGCTGCTGCTGGTGGTATGTGCGGCTGGTGTTGCGACCGCGTCCTCTGCCGCGCTGGCTGCGTCCTCGGCCCTGGCCGGCCTGTTCCTGCGCGCTAGAGGtgccctgctgctgctgctggccggtagcacgggctgattggctagagttgtttccgcggccttggctacgatcgtccgaggcaataaaagaggtgtttgtgtggacgaattcatccttccttgtttcaacaaggagcaaatcagatctagcatcgtagaaagatgggagaggcttcttttgacctattatggtggcgattgtttcgtagttttcattcaaacccccaagtagacgcaacaccagtcgattttcagaaacggggcaatcaacattagcaagttgatccgcaatcatcttcaattcagtgcaataagcactcatgtttgggaaatcattgagacgaatttgagaaaacctattttcaagatacatagcgcgagaacctgtgttatcttgaaatatattcgctaaacgttcccaagcctgagcagccgtcataccaggtttttggatcgtgtttagtagatccttggatattgttccaaatatccattgcttgacaagggcgtcaaggcgtttccacagaagagagtcggtctcggaagatgttgaaggtgtttcggaggcgttgggagtttttggtttgagatgttcgtaaacattgtgaatcaagcagtggttttcgagaaggtctgcccaagagagatattcctcgctacccatctctagggtgataggaattatggagcggagattgttaacagagaaagcagagtggtattgagaaacagacatggtggtgggcgtctgactttgattggaggaggagtctgaattagtaggtgggacagacattagaagtttgtgcgtgaggcagcaaggtgggaggaagagaaaaaaaaaaaaaattcgattgatgatcttgagaggatctttactctgataccatgatagagattaatcccatggttattattgataaacaatgttacaatatatactagtcaaaagactcttaataaggtaaaccactaatctaggaatctaaacaaggtaacccactaatctaggaatctaaacaaggtaacaagatatatacaatatactaataatGAAGATCCTCCAAGAGTCTACGAAGCCATATGCACTCCTGTGCTGCATGAGCTGATGCTTTGTATTCCACTTATGTCGTAGACAAAGATACCAATCCTTGTTTCATGCTACTCCAAGATATGCTAGTGTTTccacaaagaaaaataaacccAGATGTGGATTTTCAATCCTCTCGATCTCCAGCAAAGTCAGCATCCGCAAATCCTTGCAAGACAAATTTTGAATCTTTCTCGTAGAGTAGACCTATATCTAGTGAGGTGTTAATATgcttcaaaattttctttgctTCTTTAGGTGTGGTTTCCCTGGCTTctgcatgtatcgactcaccacTCCAACTGCATAAGAAATGTCAAACCTTGTTATAGTCAGATAAATTAGACTTCCCACAAGAGCACTCTGTATCTGGTAGACATGTTCCTTTCTCTCGACTGAGTTTGGGATTTACGTTGAGAGGagttgttaggatctaggtcgccgctggaggaccggggttggaccggttagcgggtTTCACAcaaaagggtggtgattaatactgttagagattaacaccggggcttcaatactacacaaactgtcacaaacccttgaactaggttcaagcgcggaagaggtttgtttcaggttgaagcaacacacttgtatgataggcagaaccggctTTGGATGATATAGGTTTGAAAGTTGATGGGTCAG
This genomic window contains:
- the LOC124910688 gene encoding tetraspanin-8-like, coding for MFRLSNNLVGILNFITFLLSIPILWAGVWLSKQGATECERFLDKPVIALGVFLMVVSLAGLIGACFRVTWLLWVYLVVMFLLIVILFCFTIFAFAVTNKGAGENISGKGYKEYRLGDYSNWLQKRVSSTKNWNKIQSCIKDSNVCQSLIGSQTPADQFFKEHLSSLQSGCCKPSNDCNFQYVNATTWTESTNSTSDKNPDCKVWQNDSNVLCYGCQSCKAGLLDNLKRDWKKVAVVNIIFLIFLIIVYSIGCCAFRNNRKDNHYYPTR